From the genome of Parazoarcus communis, one region includes:
- the mnmH gene encoding tRNA 2-selenouridine(34) synthase MnmH, which yields MQKGVATVAQLETFDEIIDVRTPAEFAEDHVPGAINLPVLDNEQRIVVGTIYKQKSAFEARRIGGAMVAENIARHVSGYMQDKPRNWRPLVYCWRGGQRSGSFVTWLRLIGWDAQQLAGGYKQFRHLVIEQIETLAPQLQLRMICGATGSGKTRILEALARHGAQVLDLEDIAAHKGSVLGALPDRPQPTQKGFETTLYDRIRKLDPARPVFVEAESRKIGRTHIPEPLIGAMRAAPCIRIEAERDARLSFLIRDYAYLGDDIPTLLQNIERLRSLQSNETLARWRQLAESRDLPTLFGEFIDLHYDPLYRRSQGGNFPGLAGAPAFETRDLSPAGIDRLAQQILAKLPA from the coding sequence ATGCAGAAAGGCGTCGCGACCGTAGCACAGCTGGAAACCTTTGACGAGATCATCGACGTCCGTACCCCCGCCGAATTTGCCGAGGACCACGTCCCCGGGGCCATCAACCTGCCGGTGCTGGACAACGAACAGCGGATCGTTGTCGGAACCATTTACAAGCAGAAATCAGCCTTCGAAGCCCGTCGCATCGGTGGCGCGATGGTGGCAGAGAACATCGCCCGTCATGTCTCGGGCTACATGCAGGACAAGCCCCGCAACTGGCGCCCTCTCGTCTACTGCTGGCGCGGAGGCCAGCGCAGCGGATCGTTCGTGACCTGGCTGCGCCTGATCGGGTGGGACGCACAACAACTCGCCGGTGGCTACAAGCAGTTCAGGCACCTGGTGATCGAACAGATCGAGACACTGGCACCGCAACTGCAACTGCGCATGATCTGCGGCGCAACCGGAAGCGGGAAAACGCGCATCCTCGAGGCACTTGCCCGGCACGGCGCCCAGGTGCTTGACCTTGAGGACATCGCGGCGCACAAGGGTTCGGTGCTCGGTGCCCTGCCCGACCGACCCCAGCCGACGCAGAAGGGCTTCGAGACCACGCTGTATGACCGCATCCGCAAACTCGATCCGGCGCGGCCCGTGTTTGTCGAGGCCGAAAGCCGCAAGATTGGCCGCACCCATATTCCGGAGCCGCTGATCGGCGCAATGCGCGCCGCACCTTGCATCCGGATCGAGGCAGAACGCGACGCCAGGCTAAGCTTCCTGATCCGTGACTATGCCTATCTGGGCGATGACATCCCCACCCTGCTGCAGAACATCGAACGCCTGAGAAGTCTGCAGAGCAACGAAACGCTGGCGCGTTGGCGGCAGCTTGCCGAAAGCCGCGACTTGCCGACCCTGTTCGGTGAGTTCATCGACCTGCATTACGATCCGCTCTACCGTCGCTCGCAGGGCGGCAACTTTCCCGGCCTGGCCGGTGCCCCCGCGTTCGAGACCCGCGACCTGTCGCCCGCAGGCATCGACCGGCTTGCGCAGCAGATTCTGGCGAAGCTGCCTGCCTGA
- a CDS encoding class I SAM-dependent methyltransferase, translating into MTEFNQSRNPSGCAGHGAGGDPSPWVRRFSALIPAGGHVLDYACGGGRHALWLARHGYRVEAADRNRDALAGLAQEEGISTREVDLESSNWPYVGQFFDAVVVCNYLYRPGFERLLDLLPEGGVLIYETFMAGNEQFGRPASPDFLLLPGELLTRCAGWQIVAFEQGVVSSPRQAAIQRICAVRGPALATVLP; encoded by the coding sequence ATGACCGAATTCAACCAGTCTCGTAACCCATCCGGTTGTGCTGGACATGGCGCCGGCGGAGACCCGTCGCCGTGGGTGCGCCGTTTCAGCGCCCTGATTCCGGCGGGCGGGCATGTGCTCGACTATGCCTGCGGCGGAGGGCGTCACGCCCTGTGGCTTGCCCGCCACGGCTATCGCGTCGAAGCGGCTGACCGCAATCGCGACGCATTGGCTGGTCTCGCGCAAGAGGAAGGCATTTCTACCCGTGAAGTTGACCTCGAATCGAGCAACTGGCCCTATGTCGGCCAGTTTTTTGATGCAGTCGTGGTCTGCAACTACCTGTACCGGCCCGGCTTCGAACGCCTGCTCGATCTGCTGCCCGAGGGCGGGGTGCTGATCTACGAAACCTTCATGGCCGGAAACGAGCAGTTTGGCAGGCCTGCGAGCCCCGATTTCCTGCTGCTGCCAGGCGAGCTTCTGACGCGCTGTGCGGGATGGCAGATCGTCGCCTTCGAGCAAGGCGTCGTGAGCAGCCCCCGTCAGGCCGCGATCCAGCGCATCTGTGCCGTTCGCGGTCCAGCGCTTGCAACGGTGCTGCCCTGA
- a CDS encoding sensor histidine kinase: protein MNSPDWLSILAFPSLVVAGMLTLGLLRGKADKRARPDRKLLQERNRLRELLELASDWRWETDDAHCYTDISAGFEKQTGEDPQRLIGRAPWESPAIHATEQDWTEYRRRLDQHERTSLVFSHKTEDNRIHYYELVGSPVFKAGVFVGYHGIGRSVTSRVSAERALNESEQRYHDVVESVIEVIFQTDPDGRLSFLNGVWHRLTGHTIERSLGRPFTDFLHPDDCPGVRHMLAQIMSGEISECTCQTRLRTRKGEIRWIEASGRPLIGSNGEIRGIAGTLDDISSRKVAELTLKNVNQELESRVRLRTAEMEAANRELEAFSYSVSHDLRAPLRAIDGFARILEEDLSGQLTPATTNYIERIRRATHRMAHLIDALIELARLTRQSVHKEAVNLSELALQIIDEIRSEEPERKVEFEVTREMTVSADRVLVRVMLENLLRNAWKFSAGKPDAKISFGVSLEGERRVFCVEDNGAGFDMAFAASLFRPFSRLHNSAEFAGTGIGLATVQRIIQRHGGSIRAEAEPGRGARFFFTL from the coding sequence GTGAACAGCCCCGACTGGCTAAGCATTCTGGCGTTCCCGTCACTTGTGGTGGCGGGCATGCTCACGCTCGGACTGCTGCGCGGCAAGGCCGACAAACGCGCGCGTCCCGATCGGAAGCTGCTGCAAGAACGCAACCGCTTGCGCGAGCTGCTCGAACTCGCCAGCGACTGGCGCTGGGAGACCGACGACGCACACTGCTATACCGATATCAGCGCTGGCTTTGAGAAACAGACCGGCGAGGACCCGCAGCGCCTGATCGGTCGGGCCCCGTGGGAGAGCCCCGCGATTCACGCTACAGAACAGGACTGGACCGAATATCGTCGACGGCTCGATCAGCATGAACGAACCAGTCTGGTCTTCTCGCACAAGACCGAAGACAACCGAATCCATTACTATGAACTTGTCGGGAGCCCCGTCTTCAAAGCAGGGGTTTTCGTCGGCTATCACGGCATCGGGCGCAGTGTGACCTCGCGCGTGAGTGCCGAGCGGGCGCTGAATGAAAGCGAGCAGCGCTACCACGACGTGGTCGAGTCGGTCATCGAGGTGATCTTCCAGACCGATCCTGATGGACGCCTGAGTTTTCTGAACGGCGTATGGCACCGTCTCACCGGACACACGATCGAGCGCAGTCTGGGGCGGCCGTTTACCGATTTTCTGCACCCCGACGACTGCCCGGGCGTCAGGCACATGCTTGCACAGATCATGTCGGGTGAAATTTCGGAATGCACCTGCCAGACGCGATTGCGCACCCGAAAGGGCGAAATCCGCTGGATCGAGGCCTCGGGACGCCCGCTCATCGGCAGCAACGGTGAGATCAGGGGCATTGCCGGGACACTGGACGACATCTCCTCGCGCAAGGTCGCTGAGCTCACCCTGAAAAACGTCAATCAGGAGCTTGAATCGAGGGTTCGGCTCCGCACCGCAGAGATGGAAGCGGCCAATCGCGAGCTCGAAGCGTTTTCCTATTCGGTGTCCCACGATCTGCGCGCCCCGTTGCGGGCGATCGATGGCTTCGCGCGCATTCTCGAAGAAGATCTCAGCGGGCAGCTCACGCCCGCGACGACCAACTATATCGAACGCATCCGCCGTGCCACCCACCGCATGGCGCACCTGATCGATGCACTCATCGAGCTCGCGCGACTGACCCGGCAGTCGGTGCACAAGGAGGCCGTCAATCTGTCCGAACTCGCACTGCAGATCATTGACGAGATCCGCTCTGAGGAACCCGAGCGCAAGGTTGAGTTCGAAGTTACGCGTGAAATGACCGTCAGTGCGGATCGCGTGCTTGTACGCGTGATGCTTGAGAACCTGTTGCGTAATGCGTGGAAGTTCTCGGCCGGCAAGCCGGACGCAAAAATCAGTTTCGGCGTCAGTCTGGAGGGAGAGCGGCGGGTGTTCTGCGTTGAAGACAACGGGGCCGGGTTCGACATGGCTTTTGCGGCAAGTCTTTTCCGCCCTTTCAGTCGTCTGCACAACAGCGCGGAGTTTGCTGGCACCGGAATCGGCCTGGCGACCGTTCAGCGCATCATTCAGCGCCATGGCGGCAGCATACGGGCAGAGGCAGAGCCCGGTCGCGGCGCGCGTTTTTTCTTCACCCTGTGA
- a CDS encoding Tex family protein, with the protein MLPPIEHRIADELGVPARQVFSAVKLLDEGATVPFISRYRKEVTGGLDDTQLRLLEERLGYLRELEDRRSTVIASVDEQGKLTPALRAELENADTKQRLEDLYLPFKPKRRTKAQIAREAGIAPLAEALLADPTLTPEVEAARYLNPEAGFEDAKSVLDGARQILMEQFAEDATLLGELRNYLHDYGLVRSSVIEGKETEGAKFRDWFDFQEPIANMPSHRALALLRGRNEGVLRLGLEVERPDPDAPHPCEGRIAVRFGIRNQGRPADRWLADTVRWTWSVKVSLHLELELMSELRERAEEEATRVFARNLKDLLLAAPAGSRTTMGLDPGIRTGVKVAVVDATGKLVDTATIYPFEPRRDRESSLAALAMLAKKHAVELIAIGNGTASRETDALAAELMQRHPEFKLTKVMVSEAGASVYSASELAAREFPDVDVSLRGAVSIARRLQDPLAELVKIDPKSIGVGQYQHDLNQGKLAKSLDAVVEDCVNAVGVDVNTASAPLLARISGLNATLAGNIVEYRDANGPFRSRSALKDVPRLGPKTFEQAAGFLRIQTGDNPLDASSVHPEAYPVVERILARVQKSVRELMGNGSMLKSLKPADFTDDRFGLPTVQDILAELEKPGRDPRPEFRTATFRDGIETLKDLQPGMLLEGVVTNVTNFGAFVDIGVHQDGLVHISALSNTFVKDPHSVVKAGQVVKVKVLEVDVVRKRIALTMRLADEVQPPRGDAGSGRPERPQGPRGNPQRQARPQEARPKQAERSAGNNAFADAFARARKK; encoded by the coding sequence ATGCTCCCCCCCATCGAACACCGTATTGCCGATGAACTCGGCGTTCCCGCCAGACAGGTCTTCTCTGCCGTGAAACTGCTTGATGAAGGCGCGACCGTGCCCTTCATCTCGCGGTACCGCAAGGAAGTCACCGGCGGCCTGGACGACACCCAGTTGCGATTGCTGGAAGAGCGGCTGGGGTATTTGCGCGAACTCGAAGACCGCCGATCCACCGTCATCGCGTCGGTCGACGAACAAGGCAAGCTCACCCCCGCACTGCGCGCCGAGCTTGAAAACGCCGATACCAAGCAACGCCTGGAAGATCTCTACCTTCCCTTCAAGCCGAAGCGCCGCACCAAGGCCCAGATTGCGCGCGAAGCCGGCATTGCGCCGCTCGCCGAGGCGCTGCTTGCCGACCCGACACTTACGCCTGAGGTCGAGGCGGCCCGCTATCTGAACCCGGAAGCCGGCTTCGAGGATGCAAAGTCCGTACTGGATGGTGCGCGCCAGATCCTGATGGAGCAGTTCGCCGAGGACGCGACGCTGCTGGGCGAACTGCGCAACTATCTGCACGATTACGGACTCGTCCGCTCCAGCGTGATTGAGGGCAAGGAAACCGAAGGTGCGAAGTTTCGCGACTGGTTCGACTTTCAGGAGCCGATCGCAAACATGCCCTCGCACCGGGCGCTCGCGCTGCTGCGCGGCCGCAATGAGGGCGTGCTTCGCCTCGGTCTGGAGGTTGAGCGCCCCGATCCCGATGCGCCTCACCCCTGCGAAGGCCGCATCGCGGTGCGCTTCGGCATCCGCAATCAGGGCCGGCCGGCGGATCGCTGGCTTGCGGACACGGTACGCTGGACGTGGAGCGTGAAGGTGTCGCTCCATCTCGAACTCGAACTCATGAGCGAGCTGCGCGAACGCGCCGAAGAGGAAGCAACCCGCGTCTTTGCCCGCAACCTCAAGGATCTCCTGCTCGCCGCACCGGCCGGCAGCCGGACCACGATGGGACTCGACCCCGGCATCCGGACCGGGGTGAAGGTCGCCGTTGTCGATGCCACCGGCAAGCTCGTCGACACCGCAACCATCTACCCCTTCGAGCCGCGTCGTGACCGCGAGTCCTCGCTCGCTGCCCTTGCGATGCTGGCGAAGAAGCACGCGGTCGAACTGATCGCCATTGGCAACGGTACCGCTTCACGCGAGACCGACGCGCTGGCGGCGGAACTGATGCAGCGCCACCCCGAGTTCAAGCTCACCAAGGTCATGGTCTCTGAGGCTGGCGCGTCGGTGTATTCGGCGTCGGAACTGGCCGCACGTGAGTTTCCCGATGTCGATGTCAGCCTGCGTGGTGCGGTGTCGATTGCGCGTCGCCTGCAGGATCCGCTGGCCGAACTGGTGAAGATCGATCCGAAGTCGATCGGGGTTGGTCAATATCAGCACGACCTCAACCAGGGCAAGCTCGCCAAGAGCCTGGACGCTGTCGTCGAAGATTGCGTGAATGCCGTCGGGGTGGACGTCAACACCGCATCGGCCCCGCTGCTGGCCCGGATCTCCGGTCTCAACGCGACGCTTGCGGGCAATATCGTTGAATACCGTGACGCCAACGGCCCCTTCCGCAGTCGCAGCGCACTGAAGGACGTGCCGCGACTCGGCCCCAAGACCTTCGAGCAGGCCGCCGGATTTCTGCGCATCCAGACCGGTGACAATCCACTCGATGCGTCCTCGGTGCACCCGGAAGCCTACCCGGTGGTCGAGCGCATTCTGGCGCGCGTCCAGAAAAGCGTTCGCGAGCTGATGGGCAACGGCAGCATGCTGAAGAGCCTCAAACCCGCCGACTTCACCGACGACCGCTTTGGCCTTCCGACCGTACAGGACATCCTTGCCGAGCTCGAGAAACCCGGCCGCGACCCGCGCCCCGAGTTCCGCACAGCCACCTTCCGCGATGGCATCGAAACGCTGAAGGATCTGCAGCCCGGCATGCTGCTCGAAGGCGTGGTGACCAATGTCACGAACTTTGGCGCTTTCGTCGATATCGGTGTGCATCAGGACGGACTGGTGCACATCTCGGCGCTGTCGAACACCTTCGTCAAGGATCCGCACTCGGTGGTCAAGGCGGGTCAGGTGGTGAAAGTGAAGGTGCTCGAGGTCGATGTTGTCCGCAAGCGGATTGCGCTGACCATGCGCCTTGCCGACGAAGTTCAGCCACCGCGCGGCGATGCAGGCAGCGGTCGGCCCGAGCGCCCCCAGGGGCCCCGCGGCAACCCGCAACGCCAGGCGCGCCCGCAGGAAGCACGCCCCAAGCAAGCTGAGCGCAGCGCCGGCAATAATGCGTTTGCCGATGCCTTTGCACGCGCCCGCAAGAAGTGA
- a CDS encoding D-hexose-6-phosphate mutarotase produces the protein MSATIEQVEFQGLAALAMDVSGARVVVSLLGGQVLSWTPRGGKEWLYLSEQAVFDGSVPIRGGVPVCFPQFADQGTLPKHGFVRTRVWSVVEQRTGEDFAIAVLRIVDDEETRAIWPHAFALELTVAVEDNRLDLELSVENTGDEAFSFTGALHTYLRVSEVEEIALEGLYGFSYRDTAAGNVVRRESGERIMVDAEVDRIYCKVTRPLLVRDHRRSLGVNTEGFPDVVIWNPWETRCAALADMPNSGFRRMLCTEAAVADQAVELPPHQQWWGRQTLVAL, from the coding sequence ATGAGTGCAACGATCGAACAGGTGGAGTTTCAGGGCCTTGCTGCCCTGGCGATGGACGTTTCGGGCGCGCGGGTGGTGGTGAGCCTGCTGGGTGGGCAGGTGCTGTCGTGGACGCCACGTGGCGGCAAGGAGTGGCTCTATCTCAGCGAGCAGGCGGTCTTTGACGGCAGTGTGCCGATTCGGGGTGGCGTACCGGTCTGCTTTCCGCAGTTTGCCGACCAGGGCACGCTTCCGAAGCACGGATTCGTGCGCACCAGGGTGTGGAGCGTCGTCGAGCAGCGCACCGGCGAGGATTTCGCCATTGCGGTGCTGCGTATCGTCGACGATGAAGAAACACGCGCCATCTGGCCGCACGCCTTCGCCCTTGAACTGACGGTAGCAGTGGAAGACAACCGGCTAGACCTCGAACTCTCGGTCGAGAACACCGGCGACGAGGCGTTTTCGTTTACCGGCGCGCTCCATACCTATCTTCGCGTCAGCGAAGTCGAGGAGATCGCACTCGAGGGGCTTTACGGCTTCAGCTATCGCGATACGGCTGCGGGCAACGTCGTCCGTCGTGAAAGCGGTGAGCGGATCATGGTCGACGCGGAAGTCGACCGCATCTACTGCAAGGTGACCCGTCCGCTTCTCGTGCGTGACCACCGCCGCAGTCTCGGCGTGAATACCGAGGGTTTTCCGGATGTTGTGATCTGGAACCCGTGGGAGACACGTTGCGCCGCACTCGCCGACATGCCCAACAGCGGTTTTCGCCGCATGTTATGCACCGAAGCGGCGGTTGCCGATCAGGCGGTCGAGCTTCCGCCGCACCAGCAGTGGTGGGGCAGGCAGACGCTGGTCGCGCTCTGA
- a CDS encoding GNAT family N-acetyltransferase has product MNEKHYLSPLLEPRSVAIIGASERENSLGSVLMRNMIDAGFKGRLFAVNPKHENVFDLICYKSVEDVPQRLDLAVVAVRAEKVAAIIDSCGRAGVKAAVVLSSGFSEAGPRGALYERHVVEAARRHKIRLLGPNCLGIMRPDLGLNATFAHATASKGSIGLISQSGALCAAILDWAKPNNVGFSAVVSLGTSSDIDFGEVLEFMISDPRTESIFLYVEGIRDARRFMSALRGAARVKPVLLIKAGRHPDVSRAILSHSGAPIGDDAVFDAALRRAGVIRLYNLGQLFAAANALFSHFRPRGNRLAIITNGGGPGVMAADRAMDIDIPLSEFSDSTMEKLNAILPAGWSRGNPIDILGDADPERYSKTLQAVIDGPNVDGVLVMLTPQAMTNPSEVARTVIEIEKTADKPVVTCWMGEELVAESRRMFIEAGIPTFRTPEPAVELVGHISSYYRNQKLLMQVPASLSHLSPPSVESARLVIETALSERRKTLNEMESKALLAAFRIPIAQTVVARSATEAMVLAEEIGLPVVMKIDSASVIHKSDVGGVRLNLTSLAVVRSAYQEILEAVKKSQPDAIINGVSIEPMIQKRNGRELVIGVRRDPVFGPVITFGEGGNQVEANRDIAVALPPLNGFLVRDMIRSTRIAVRLGEFRNLPAVDMDALELVLLRVSEMVCELPWITGMDINPLIVDENGAVAVDARIVVDNVSPTADRYDHMAIHPYPSHLISKWTVPDGTVVTIRPIKPEDADLEVEFVRNLSQETKYYRFMNTMRELPPAMVARLTQIDYDREMAFLATMDVDGVEKEIGVCRYAVNPDGESCEFAVVVADDWQHRGLARKLMGVLIETARNRGLLYINGVFLSNNDRMLKFVSKLGFILTNDPEDNTVKVGVLPLQD; this is encoded by the coding sequence ATGAATGAAAAACACTATCTTTCCCCGCTTCTCGAGCCCCGCTCGGTAGCCATTATCGGTGCCAGCGAGCGCGAGAATTCGCTCGGCAGCGTGCTCATGCGCAACATGATCGATGCGGGTTTCAAGGGGCGGCTGTTCGCGGTCAATCCGAAGCATGAGAACGTATTCGACCTGATTTGCTACAAATCCGTCGAAGATGTTCCGCAGCGGCTGGACCTTGCAGTCGTGGCCGTCCGCGCCGAGAAGGTCGCGGCCATCATCGACAGCTGCGGCCGTGCCGGGGTGAAGGCAGCCGTCGTGCTGTCATCCGGATTTTCCGAAGCAGGCCCGCGTGGCGCCCTCTACGAACGCCACGTTGTCGAAGCGGCGCGGCGGCACAAGATCCGTCTGCTCGGGCCGAACTGCCTTGGCATCATGCGTCCCGACCTCGGACTCAATGCCACGTTTGCCCATGCGACGGCCAGCAAGGGCAGCATCGGTCTGATCTCGCAGTCGGGCGCGCTGTGTGCGGCCATTCTTGACTGGGCAAAACCGAACAACGTGGGCTTTTCCGCTGTGGTGTCGCTGGGCACTTCAAGCGACATCGATTTCGGCGAGGTGCTCGAGTTCATGATCTCGGATCCGCGTACCGAGAGCATCTTCCTGTACGTCGAAGGTATCCGCGATGCACGCCGATTCATGAGCGCGCTTCGCGGCGCAGCGCGGGTAAAACCGGTGCTGCTGATCAAGGCCGGGCGTCATCCGGACGTGTCGCGCGCCATTCTGTCGCATTCGGGCGCCCCGATAGGCGACGATGCCGTCTTTGACGCCGCACTCCGTCGTGCCGGCGTGATCCGCCTGTACAACCTTGGCCAGCTCTTTGCCGCTGCCAATGCGCTGTTCTCCCATTTCCGGCCGCGCGGCAACCGCCTTGCAATCATTACCAACGGCGGCGGACCGGGTGTGATGGCAGCCGACCGCGCAATGGATATCGACATTCCGCTGAGCGAGTTCTCCGACAGCACGATGGAGAAGCTCAACGCCATCCTTCCGGCAGGCTGGTCGCGCGGCAATCCGATCGACATCCTCGGCGACGCCGACCCCGAGCGCTACAGCAAGACCCTGCAGGCGGTCATCGACGGCCCCAACGTGGATGGCGTGCTGGTAATGCTGACCCCGCAGGCCATGACCAATCCGAGCGAGGTTGCCAGGACCGTCATCGAGATCGAAAAAACCGCGGACAAGCCGGTGGTGACCTGCTGGATGGGCGAAGAACTCGTGGCGGAGTCGCGCCGCATGTTCATCGAGGCCGGCATTCCGACCTTCCGCACGCCGGAGCCCGCGGTGGAGCTGGTCGGCCACATTTCGTCCTACTACCGCAACCAGAAACTGCTGATGCAGGTGCCGGCCTCGCTCTCCCACCTGTCGCCGCCGTCGGTCGAAAGCGCCCGTCTGGTCATCGAAACCGCACTCAGTGAGCGTCGCAAGACCCTCAACGAAATGGAATCCAAGGCCTTGCTCGCCGCGTTCCGGATTCCGATTGCGCAGACCGTCGTGGCGCGCTCGGCGACCGAAGCCATGGTGCTTGCGGAAGAGATTGGTCTGCCGGTGGTGATGAAGATCGACTCCGCATCGGTGATCCACAAGTCCGATGTCGGCGGGGTGCGGCTCAACCTCACCAGTCTCGCCGTCGTGCGTTCGGCCTATCAGGAGATTCTCGAGGCGGTAAAGAAGAGCCAGCCCGACGCCATCATCAACGGTGTCTCGATCGAACCCATGATCCAGAAGCGCAATGGTCGCGAACTGGTGATCGGTGTCCGCCGCGACCCGGTGTTCGGCCCCGTGATCACCTTCGGTGAAGGTGGCAACCAGGTCGAGGCCAACCGCGACATCGCGGTGGCTCTGCCGCCGCTCAACGGCTTCCTGGTGCGCGACATGATCCGCTCCACCCGGATCGCCGTCCGTCTCGGCGAGTTCCGCAACCTCCCCGCCGTCGACATGGATGCGCTGGAGCTGGTGCTGTTGCGCGTCTCTGAAATGGTGTGCGAGTTGCCGTGGATCACCGGCATGGACATCAACCCCCTGATCGTTGATGAAAACGGCGCAGTAGCGGTCGATGCCCGCATCGTTGTGGACAACGTGTCGCCCACCGCCGATCGCTACGACCACATGGCGATTCACCCCTATCCATCGCACCTGATCAGCAAGTGGACAGTGCCGGACGGCACGGTCGTGACCATTCGTCCGATCAAGCCCGAAGATGCCGACCTCGAAGTGGAGTTCGTGCGTAATCTGTCACAGGAAACCAAGTACTACCGCTTCATGAACACGATGCGCGAACTGCCGCCAGCAATGGTGGCGCGACTGACGCAGATCGATTACGACCGCGAAATGGCCTTCCTCGCCACGATGGACGTCGATGGCGTGGAAAAAGAGATCGGCGTGTGTCGCTATGCAGTCAACCCGGACGGCGAATCCTGCGAGTTCGCCGTTGTCGTGGCAGACGACTGGCAGCATCGCGGACTTGCACGCAAGCTCATGGGCGTGTTGATCGAAACCGCACGTAACCGCGGGCTGCTCTACATCAACGGCGTGTTCCTCTCCAACAACGACCGCATGCTCAAGTTCGTCTCCAAGCTCGGCTTCATCCTCACCAACGACCCGGAAGACAACACGGTCAAGGTGGGCGTACTGCCCCTGCAGGACTGA
- the selD gene encoding selenide, water dikinase SelD: protein MDQIKLTQFSHGGGCGCKIAPGVLSELLSQMPPGLVPPDLLVGTDTADDAAVYRLNDRQAVVATTDFFTPIVDDPRDFGRIAATNALSDVYAMGGTPIFALAIVGMPLDKLPGEVIGRILEGGASVCREAGIPVAGGHSIDVLEPIYGLVGIGVVDPARVRTNSGAREGDALILSKPLGIGILSAGLKKGILSADGYAEMLRWTTTLNRVGAKLAELDGVHAMTDVTGFGLAGHLLEMCRGAGLAAEVEFDSLPVIPEALHLVRDGVATGASSRNWASYGASVSMRGDASEWQRKLVTDPQTSGGLLISCAPALANEVLALIEAAQGNAARVIGHMRAGSPVLTVA from the coding sequence ATGGATCAGATCAAACTTACCCAATTCTCCCACGGCGGTGGATGTGGCTGCAAAATTGCCCCCGGCGTCCTATCTGAACTGCTGTCGCAAATGCCGCCCGGCCTTGTCCCGCCCGATTTGCTGGTCGGTACCGATACCGCGGACGATGCAGCGGTGTATCGCCTCAACGACCGCCAGGCCGTGGTGGCGACCACCGATTTCTTTACCCCGATCGTCGACGACCCGCGCGACTTTGGTCGCATTGCGGCCACCAACGCCCTGTCCGACGTTTATGCGATGGGCGGCACGCCGATCTTTGCACTGGCCATTGTCGGCATGCCGCTCGACAAGCTCCCGGGTGAGGTGATCGGTCGCATTCTCGAGGGCGGTGCTTCCGTGTGTCGCGAAGCCGGCATTCCCGTTGCGGGTGGGCACTCGATCGACGTGCTCGAACCCATCTACGGCCTCGTCGGGATCGGGGTGGTCGACCCCGCGCGGGTTCGCACCAATTCCGGCGCACGCGAAGGCGACGCACTGATCCTTAGCAAGCCGCTCGGGATCGGCATTCTGTCGGCCGGTCTGAAGAAGGGCATCCTCAGTGCGGATGGCTACGCCGAAATGCTGCGATGGACCACGACGCTGAACCGTGTCGGCGCAAAACTTGCCGAGCTCGATGGCGTGCACGCCATGACCGACGTGACCGGCTTTGGGCTTGCAGGCCACCTGCTCGAGATGTGTCGCGGGGCAGGGCTTGCGGCCGAGGTCGAGTTCGACAGCCTGCCTGTGATTCCGGAGGCGCTGCACCTCGTTCGCGACGGCGTCGCAACCGGCGCGTCGTCCCGCAACTGGGCAAGCTACGGCGCTTCGGTTTCGATGCGCGGAGATGCGTCCGAGTGGCAGCGCAAGCTGGTCACCGATCCGCAGACCTCGGGCGGCTTGCTGATCTCATGCGCGCCAGCGCTTGCAAATGAGGTGCTGGCACTGATCGAGGCGGCGCAGGGCAATGCAGCTCGCGTCATCGGCCACATGCGCGCAGGCTCGCCTGTGCTCACCGTTGCCTGA